The genome window CAGTTGCTCTCCATTTAATCAATCCTCAACATTTAAGAAATTGGTTTGCTCGTTGCTGCTACTGTACCTCTTAACAGCGCAAAGCGCTGTATCAACCAAAAACTCAGTTTTCACCCCATCAACAGTAGAACTAACTCTTATCCCATCACTATCGTACTGATAAGAAATCACCTCGCCATTAGCCTTCCTGACCCCAATCAACCGATTTTCCTTATCCCAGGTGTAACTGACCTCTTCCACCCCATTCTTAATCTGAGAAATCAGATTTCCATTATCGTCATAACGATACTCAATCGTCTGAACAACTACACCATTTTTCTTCAACTCTTCCGTCTTCAAACGGTCATTATCATCGTAAGTATAAGTAGTAATCCCCTCAACCGAATCATTCAAAGTCAGGCGATTACCCACCAAATCGTAGCTATACTCAATCGTCCGATTCCCCGCCAACGCATCGGTAATTGTTTCCTTTGTCAACCGATACAAACTATCGTATTCATACTCAACCTTTCTACCATTCTGTTCTTGCACCACCCGTCGATGACCTACCAAATCGAGAGTGTAATCGAAACTAGAAATTACTACTCCATCTTTGACATTCTTCACCAACTTCAACCGATTCAATTCATCGTAATCCCTATTTTCTACCACTCCATTCGGTAATTCAGTTTTAACTAAATTTCCCACAACATCGTAGAAATAAGTCGTTGTTCCTTGAGAACTCGTTACCGTTTTCAACCGATTTTGTGAGTCATAAGTATAAAAAACATTACCATCGGGAGTCCTAAGTTCTGTACGATTACCCGCTACATCATATCCGTATTCAATCGTATTCCCGCTTGCTAAATAAACCCCATTCGGGTCAGTCCGAGAAATTAACCTGTTGCGTTCATCGTATTTAAAAGAAGTCGTTCCCCTCGCATCAACAATCTTGTCAATCTGTCCGCTGGGTGTATAGGTAAAGGTGACGGGAACTTGACCGCTAGCAGCAGAAAATTCTTTCTTAATCAGGCGATTTTGTTCGTCGTATTGATAACTAATCGAATCGCCGTTGAAATCAGTCGTAGTATAGATATTTCCTACTTCATCGTAAGTAGTATATGATTTTTTTCCAAGCGGTAATTCAGTAGCAATGCGTCGTCCGTTTTTATCATATTCGTACTTAGTTTTATGGTCGTTAGCATCTTCAATCCAAATTAAACGATTCGCTTCATCATAACCATATTCAGTTCTTACTTCAACAGACGCATCGAGGATTTGCACTACATCAGTCAACTGACCAATATCATCATATTCATATCGAGTTACTTTTCCATTTTGGTCAGTTGAAGCAACTTTACGTCCTAACTTATCGTATTCGGTTTTTGTGGTGGGATTATCGGAAAGATTGTTAGGAGTATTGTCGGGGTAAATAGTTTCAATCTGACGACTCAGACTATCGTATTTGTAGCTAGTTATCCTTCCTTGAGGGTCGATAGAATCGGTAAGGCGACCCGATGAATCATATTTGCTGCTTGTTCTGGGATTATCTGATAATGTACTGGGCGTATTATCGGGATAGATTGTTTCTATCTGTTCGCCTTTAGCGTTATAGCGATATTCAGTTCTATTCCCACGTTCGTCAATCTGTGCTTTAACTTCGCCAGTCTTGTAATACTCGGTCTTACTTCTGGGATTGGTTGCTAAATAAGTAGGGGTTTCATCGGGATAGAGAACTTGAGTCCAATCTATCGTAGCAGGTGTTTGAGTGGGAGCGATCGCCGAAATCAACCCCGACAGCGTATCTGTCACTTTCGGGTAAATCGTCTCGATTAACTGACCCGCATCATCGTACTTGTAATGCGTTCCCCGTCCATCCTGGTCGATTGTAGCCCGTTTGCGACCGCCTTTGTCGTACAAGTCGATCGTTCTAGGATTATCAGAATTATCATTGGGTGTCTTATCTGGATAGATAGTTTCAATCAGTTGACCTTTATCATCGTAGCGAGATTCTGTTTTGCGTAACAGCGCATCAATAACACCAATTTGATTGCCATTTTTATCGTACTGATACTCGGTAACTTCATCCTCCGCATCAGTGACAAACTTCACTTTTCCAGAATTATCGTAATCCCATTTAGTAACAATTGATTGGATACCAGAGGGTGTGGTTACTTTCTTCGTTTCAGTCTTTTTATTCCCATTACTATCGTAAGTATAAGTAGTTTCGTGATTGAGTGCATCTATTACGCTTTCTACATTTCCAAACGGGTCGTACTTGAATTGAGTTACCTTTTTGTTAGCATCGGTGAAATTCAAAAGATTACCCCTGATGTCATAACTGTACGAAGTTACGTTACCAGCAGCATCAAAAGAAGAAAGTAAATTTCCACTCCTTGAGTAACTATTAGTAGTAGTATTTCCCAACGGGTCAGTATCAGTTAACAACCGACCGAACGCACCGTAAGTATATCGAGTAACATGACCCAACGGGTCTTTTTCAGTTAGTTTATTCCCGTCACCATCATAAGTAAACTCTGTTTTCCACCCCGCCGTTCCAGTTTCGGGAGTAATCACCGTCTCACTCAGCGTATTATTATCATCATCATAAGTCCGCTTTGTCACCTTTCCTAACGGGTCAATTTCAGTAACGACATTCCCCCGTTCGTCATATTCATAAGTAGTCGCCTTACCAAAAACATCCTTAACAGTCTCAACAAAATTATCCGGGTCGTGAATTAATTCGACTGCATTATTACTCGCATCAAATAACTTCTTCAACCGACCCTTTTCATCGTACTCGTTCTTCACCCCCGTCCTTCCCAAGGGGTCAACTATCTCAGTCAAAAAGTGCTTACGTTCTGGTTCGTTATAGACAAACTTGGTAGTATTATTTTCGCGATCCGTTACCTCTATCAAATCTCCGAATTCATCATACCGATATTTGATTTCTTTGCCCATTGGGTCAGTGATGGTAGTAATTCGACCCATAGCATCCCGACCAAAAATAATCTCCTTACCCGTATCACTCTTAATTCCAGCATCCGAATAAGTCAGCTTATTACCATTAGTATCAGTAACAGTCTGCAAATCACCTGTCGTACCATCAATCTTATAAACAATCCCCTCTTTTGTCGTCAGAGTGTAATTCCCACCAAAACTTGGTTCAGCAGGATTATAAGGCGTTCCCGAAACAGTATACTCACCAGTATCAGAATTGCGCGAAAGCTGAACAGTTTCCACGCTCAAAGTGCTAGTCACACCCTTACTGGAGACAAAAGCGGGATTGTAAAACCACGCACTTTCAGGAAGGAAAGCTCCATTTCTTAATGCCTCTTCAATTTCTGGGTTAAGGATTGGTTTAAACGTAAATGTTTCTCGTTTTCCACCAGGCAAAGTCACATATACTTTTGTATTGTCCTTAAATCCAACCGTCCTGATTCCTACTTCCTCAAAGACTTCATCCTTTCTCAAAGAAGTCCGCAAATTTGTATCCCGGAATTCCAACCGCCAACCGTAACCAAAGTTATCTTTACTATTGGCAGTTAAAGTATCATAAGTCCTGGTCACGCTAATAGGAATTCCCGAAATCGGAATCGATAAATCGGTAAAGGACAGTCGGAAATTCCCCAGCTTTAA of Phormidium ambiguum IAM M-71 contains these proteins:
- a CDS encoding DUF6531 domain-containing protein; translated protein: MSDYLQKDEIAPKVNLFVNKNPVEKGEQVTFIVSASDNFGVESLSLTVDGTPVALDAQGRTTLAINDDVTAVASASDAAGNTSTASSTIDAIDSSNTNAPIVELIPIDEAVTAPIDINGKVLDDNLEFYTLSVAPIEGGEFVKIVESNATAEGILGELDPSVLANGTYILRLEALDDDGNTSIVEEEVDIAGELKLGNFRLSFTDLSIPISGIPISVTRTYDTLTANSKDNFGYGWRLEFRDTNLRTSLRKDEVFEEVGIRTVGFKDNTKVYVTLPGGKRETFTFKPILNPEIEEALRNGAFLPESAWFYNPAFVSSKGVTSTLSVETVQLSRNSDTGEYTVSGTPYNPAEPSFGGNYTLTTKEGIVYKIDGTTGDLQTVTDTNGNKLTYSDAGIKSDTGKEIIFGRDAMGRITTITDPMGKEIKYRYDEFGDLIEVTDRENNTTKFVYNEPERKHFLTEIVDPLGRTGVKNEYDEKGRLKKLFDASNNAVELIHDPDNFVETVKDVFGKATTYEYDERGNVVTEIDPLGKVTKRTYDDDNNTLSETVITPETGTAGWKTEFTYDGDGNKLTEKDPLGHVTRYTYGAFGRLLTDTDPLGNTTTNSYSRSGNLLSSFDAAGNVTSYSYDIRGNLLNFTDANKKVTQFKYDPFGNVESVIDALNHETTYTYDSNGNKKTETKKVTTPSGIQSIVTKWDYDNSGKVKFVTDAEDEVTEYQYDKNGNQIGVIDALLRKTESRYDDKGQLIETIYPDKTPNDNSDNPRTIDLYDKGGRKRATIDQDGRGTHYKYDDAGQLIETIYPKVTDTLSGLISAIAPTQTPATIDWTQVLYPDETPTYLATNPRSKTEYYKTGEVKAQIDERGNRTEYRYNAKGEQIETIYPDNTPSTLSDNPRTSSKYDSSGRLTDSIDPQGRITSYKYDSLSRQIETIYPDNTPNNLSDNPTTKTEYDKLGRKVASTDQNGKVTRYEYDDIGQLTDVVQILDASVEVRTEYGYDEANRLIWIEDANDHKTKYEYDKNGRRIATELPLGKKSYTTYDEVGNIYTTTDFNGDSISYQYDEQNRLIKKEFSAASGQVPVTFTYTPSGQIDKIVDARGTTSFKYDERNRLISRTDPNGVYLASGNTIEYGYDVAGNRTELRTPDGNVFYTYDSQNRLKTVTSSQGTTTYFYDVVGNLVKTELPNGVVENRDYDELNRLKLVKNVKDGVVISSFDYTLDLVGHRRVVQEQNGRKVEYEYDSLYRLTKETITDALAGNRTIEYSYDLVGNRLTLNDSVEGITTYTYDDNDRLKTEELKKNGVVVQTIEYRYDDNGNLISQIKNGVEEVSYTWDKENRLIGVRKANGEVISYQYDSDGIRVSSTVDGVKTEFLVDTALCAVKRYSSSNEQTNFLNVED